A stretch of the Thermococcus sp. genome encodes the following:
- a CDS encoding MFS transporter has product MGTRDIWFLHASTFLFFLGMAVVNPIISPFVINLGADPLLVGTVAAVASIVSLMFKPFGGFLGDRGLKFHMMALGSLLGAVGGVLYMISAFSSNLWIFAFGRAVHGFGMALFFPSSLASAIDLAPEGEVGATLGWRGMMFSMGNLVGPGIGGYAAQFFGFNAVFALTVTLSIAAIAFVFAAYRRTGVYVSTGGEGRRGKADYRHLLMPFFVAASLALFFMSFTYGGLMTFLPAFYAKLGFGTGVFGLYASVMGGASLVTRVFGGKEADRRGPLPVVTVGLFMVLLSYVALDGYMQPPMSYISAILLGAGFGFAVPALQVMALARLPQGIRTVGSGIYTMFFDLGYLSGPIILGYVAKVRGYSAVFPILPFILLASLLVAQLPRFLRESKELGGG; this is encoded by the coding sequence ATGGGAACCCGGGACATCTGGTTTCTTCACGCCTCAACCTTTCTGTTTTTTCTGGGAATGGCGGTAGTGAACCCTATAATCTCTCCTTTTGTTATAAACCTGGGGGCGGATCCTCTTTTGGTTGGAACCGTGGCGGCGGTGGCCTCGATAGTTTCCCTGATGTTTAAACCGTTCGGAGGTTTTCTGGGAGATAGAGGGCTCAAATTCCATATGATGGCGCTGGGCTCCCTTCTGGGTGCGGTGGGCGGCGTGCTCTACATGATCTCAGCCTTCTCCAGCAATCTTTGGATCTTCGCCTTTGGAAGGGCCGTTCACGGGTTTGGTATGGCCCTGTTCTTTCCGTCGTCCCTTGCGAGTGCCATAGACCTGGCCCCCGAGGGAGAGGTCGGTGCCACCCTTGGATGGAGGGGCATGATGTTCTCGATGGGCAACCTCGTGGGGCCGGGTATAGGTGGTTACGCCGCCCAGTTCTTCGGGTTCAACGCGGTCTTTGCACTGACGGTTACCCTGTCGATCGCGGCCATCGCCTTTGTTTTTGCTGCCTACAGACGGACGGGGGTGTACGTGAGTACTGGCGGGGAGGGGAGACGTGGGAAGGCGGATTATAGACACCTGCTCATGCCCTTCTTCGTTGCCGCATCTTTGGCCCTCTTTTTCATGTCGTTTACGTACGGGGGCCTTATGACATTTCTTCCAGCATTCTACGCCAAACTGGGTTTTGGAACGGGTGTTTTTGGTCTCTACGCAAGTGTAATGGGGGGTGCCAGCCTTGTAACCCGGGTTTTCGGAGGCAAAGAGGCCGACCGGCGCGGCCCCCTTCCGGTGGTTACGGTGGGCCTCTTTATGGTGCTGCTCTCCTACGTAGCCCTCGATGGGTACATGCAACCTCCGATGTCCTACATCAGTGCCATCCTCCTTGGTGCCGGTTTCGGCTTCGCCGTTCCCGCCCTCCAGGTTATGGCGCTTGCGAGGCTTCCGCAGGGCATAAGAACCGTCGGCTCGGGGATCTACACGATGTTCTTTGATCTTGGGTACTTATCGGGGCCGATAATCCTCGGGTATGTGGCCAAGGTCAGGGGATACTCGGCCGTGTTTCCCATTCTCCCCTTCATACTTCTGGCCTCCCTCCTGGTGGCCCAACTGCCAAGGTTTTTAAGGGAGAGCAAGGAGCTGGGTGGGGGATGA
- a CDS encoding isoaspartyl peptidase/L-asparaginase family protein, giving the protein MVAIIVHGGAGTIKKEERIPKVMGGVREAVMAGWRELRRGSALDAVEEAVKSMEDNPIFNAGTGSVLTLDGRVEMDAAVMRGKGLEAGAVAGIWGVKNPISVARRVMEKTDHVLLGGEGAIKFARLMGFGEYNPITEERRRQWEELRRKLIEKGEAGHWKKLNELIKEYPEVLRSTVGAVAFDGEEVVAGTSTGGVFLKMFGRIGDTPLIGAGTYADEFAGASATGIGEVMIRLVLAKSAADFVHLGLDALRASEAAIGLATKYFGENVAGIIMIDRNGNVGFSKNTKHMSVAYMKDGMPEPYTGI; this is encoded by the coding sequence ATGGTTGCGATAATAGTCCACGGTGGTGCTGGAACGATAAAGAAGGAGGAGAGAATCCCTAAGGTAATGGGCGGTGTCAGGGAGGCTGTCATGGCTGGTTGGCGCGAGCTCAGAAGAGGTTCCGCCCTGGATGCGGTTGAAGAGGCTGTTAAATCCATGGAGGATAACCCAATTTTCAACGCTGGAACCGGAAGTGTTTTGACCCTTGATGGCAGGGTTGAAATGGATGCGGCGGTTATGCGTGGGAAGGGCCTTGAGGCCGGGGCAGTTGCAGGTATATGGGGAGTTAAAAACCCGATAAGCGTGGCTAGGAGGGTCATGGAGAAAACAGACCACGTGCTCCTTGGGGGGGAGGGGGCCATTAAGTTCGCCCGCCTTATGGGTTTTGGGGAGTACAACCCAATAACGGAGGAGAGGAGAAGGCAGTGGGAGGAGCTCCGCAGGAAGCTCATTGAGAAGGGGGAAGCGGGTCACTGGAAAAAACTCAACGAGCTGATAAAGGAGTATCCCGAAGTTCTCAGGAGTACCGTGGGAGCCGTCGCCTTCGACGGCGAGGAAGTTGTGGCGGGCACCTCGACCGGTGGGGTTTTCCTCAAGATGTTCGGGCGGATTGGGGACACACCCCTTATTGGTGCCGGGACGTACGCGGATGAGTTTGCCGGCGCATCGGCCACTGGCATTGGAGAGGTCATGATAAGACTCGTTCTTGCGAAGAGTGCCGCGGATTTTGTACACCTCGGTCTTGACGCCCTGCGGGCCAGTGAGGCGGCGATTGGCCTCGCAACGAAGTACTTCGGTGAGAACGTGGCTGGAATAATAATGATAGACCGGAACGGGAATGTTGGGTTCTCGAAAAACACAAAACATATGAGCGTTGCGTACATGAAGGACGGGATGCCGGAGCCGTACACGGGGATCTGA
- a CDS encoding phosphate uptake regulator PhoU encodes MEFRKVQFTGRSSYIISLPKKWVIENGLKQGDVIPLSINSDGSITIFPKEPREVSEEKILEISKEYSPDMAVRLVISAYIQGYDILEIRFSEEMPIYKVKIRKVLQSLPGVEIVMDEYQRMVAKSLLDEEEVNLAELLNRIKSLVLSMLGDLELLINSPGDGEILRDINDLENELDRFYFLIIRAVNRLLSKREVTEESGMIKRSFDLLGILFIVRNIERIGDHITRISENPGRINVSYLREKFNEMMVQVEERNLGKIDRLMLELKVKVRGIDYRQSIALESYRRILEYLENIGESVINMALS; translated from the coding sequence ATGGAGTTTCGAAAGGTTCAATTTACCGGTAGGAGTTCCTACATAATATCCCTCCCAAAAAAATGGGTCATTGAGAATGGACTAAAGCAGGGAGACGTTATACCCCTCTCTATAAACTCAGATGGGAGCATCACGATTTTTCCCAAGGAGCCAAGGGAAGTGAGTGAGGAGAAGATACTGGAAATATCCAAGGAGTACTCACCGGATATGGCGGTCAGGCTGGTGATCTCGGCTTACATCCAGGGCTACGACATCCTGGAAATCCGATTCTCTGAGGAGATGCCGATATACAAGGTGAAGATAAGAAAGGTTCTCCAGAGTCTTCCAGGTGTGGAGATAGTGATGGACGAGTACCAGAGGATGGTCGCCAAGAGCCTCTTGGATGAGGAGGAGGTGAACCTTGCCGAGCTCCTCAACCGGATTAAGTCGCTGGTTCTATCGATGTTAGGCGATCTTGAGCTCCTCATAAACTCCCCAGGAGACGGTGAGATACTCAGGGACATCAACGACCTTGAGAACGAGCTTGACAGGTTCTATTTCCTCATAATCCGGGCGGTAAACCGTCTCTTGAGTAAACGAGAGGTAACTGAGGAAAGTGGAATGATAAAGCGCTCTTTTGACCTCTTAGGTATCCTGTTCATAGTACGCAACATAGAGCGCATAGGGGACCACATCACCCGTATATCCGAGAACCCTGGGAGGATCAACGTTTCGTACCTCCGGGAGAAGTTCAACGAGATGATGGTCCAGGTGGAGGAGCGCAACCTGGGTAAAATCGACCGCCTTATGCTGGAGCTCAAGGTCAAGGTCCGCGGTATCGACTACCGGCAATCCATAGCGCTCGAGAGCTACCGCAGGATTCTGGAATACTTGGAGAACATTGGTGAGAGCGTCATCAACATGGCATTGAGCTGA
- a CDS encoding MFS transporter, translating into MLSGYGRDAKVLIAANAAGQLFLQFSVFVMPFYLRILGYNMGAMGTFFSVQTFTGGLFFLLAGPISLKMGYRKTLMMSALLGLAGRLLQVAALNDYVLALGFFLVGVNMGLRQPNFTALLSEEVGEERRHHAFSISFGLGTIFNAAGVLVAGFAPNFFVGLGLSGGMAYRLVISLALLQFAIVIPALLMISDVPVRNPRINWNHELVIKILKFSLPSALIGFGAGITIPYMSLYFNMRFGQTLTAISGIFFFQQLAMGLGSFGLPKLVQRIGPVKVITSFQSTAAFLFAIFPSVGTFLLAALLYVLRSILMNIVWPINDSFMVGFFSTEEKATAAGIRRAFSTFMRGGGNCVGGLLFGTSLSYPFYATAALYVMATAIFYAFFMKHNK; encoded by the coding sequence ATGCTCTCGGGTTACGGCAGGGACGCAAAAGTACTCATAGCGGCCAACGCGGCGGGCCAGCTCTTCCTCCAATTCTCGGTATTCGTAATGCCCTTCTACCTCAGGATCCTCGGCTACAACATGGGCGCTATGGGTACGTTCTTCTCGGTTCAAACGTTCACTGGAGGACTGTTCTTCCTCTTGGCGGGACCAATCTCGCTCAAGATGGGTTATAGAAAAACACTCATGATGAGCGCGCTTCTTGGCCTCGCAGGCCGATTACTCCAGGTGGCGGCGCTAAACGACTACGTCCTCGCCCTTGGCTTCTTCCTGGTTGGAGTCAACATGGGGCTCAGACAGCCGAACTTCACGGCGCTACTCAGCGAGGAGGTCGGAGAGGAGAGACGCCATCACGCGTTCTCAATAAGCTTCGGTCTGGGGACCATTTTCAACGCCGCGGGTGTACTCGTGGCGGGATTTGCACCGAACTTTTTCGTGGGGTTAGGCCTCTCCGGGGGAATGGCCTACAGGCTGGTCATCTCGCTGGCGCTCCTCCAGTTCGCCATAGTGATCCCGGCACTGCTCATGATAAGCGATGTTCCCGTGAGAAACCCCAGGATAAACTGGAACCACGAGCTGGTCATCAAGATACTCAAGTTCTCCCTCCCGAGCGCGCTGATAGGCTTCGGGGCGGGGATAACGATACCCTACATGAGCCTGTACTTCAACATGAGGTTTGGACAGACCCTAACGGCAATAAGCGGGATATTCTTCTTCCAGCAGCTGGCGATGGGTCTCGGCTCCTTCGGACTTCCAAAGCTGGTTCAGAGGATAGGACCGGTTAAGGTGATAACATCGTTCCAGAGCACGGCTGCCTTTCTCTTCGCGATATTTCCCTCGGTAGGGACCTTCCTACTGGCGGCCCTTCTGTACGTTCTCCGCTCCATCCTCATGAACATAGTCTGGCCCATAAACGACTCATTCATGGTGGGCTTCTTCTCAACCGAGGAGAAAGCCACCGCGGCAGGGATAAGGAGGGCCTTCTCGACCTTCATGCGCGGCGGGGGAAACTGCGTCGGTGGCCTGCTCTTTGGCACCTCACTGAGCTATCCGTTTTACGCGACGGCGGCGCTCTACGTCATGGCAACGGCGATATTCTACGCATTCTTCATGAAACACAACAAATGA
- a CDS encoding indolepyruvate oxidoreductase subunit beta — translation MEFNLIITGVGGQGGLTLSRIVGNAAMQKGYNVRIGETLGMSQRYGSVLSYLRFGEEVYSPLIEEGGANLMLALEPAEALRNARFLGKDSRVVVNAYPIHTATTLVGKEKYPELEEIEAALGRICPVYMMDFQREADGINPRTLGVLMLGYAYGKGLVPLKKDSLLEGIRLTLRERLWEVNFRALERGIELAKA, via the coding sequence ATGGAGTTCAACCTCATAATTACTGGCGTCGGTGGTCAGGGGGGCCTCACCCTTTCCAGGATAGTTGGAAACGCCGCGATGCAGAAGGGCTACAACGTTAGAATCGGTGAAACCCTTGGGATGAGCCAGCGCTATGGAAGCGTCCTCAGCTACCTTCGGTTTGGGGAGGAAGTCTACTCACCTCTCATCGAGGAGGGTGGGGCAAACCTCATGCTCGCCCTTGAACCGGCCGAAGCGCTGAGGAACGCCCGCTTTTTGGGGAAGGATAGCCGTGTGGTAGTCAATGCCTACCCGATACACACCGCGACGACCCTCGTCGGAAAGGAGAAGTACCCGGAGCTGGAGGAGATAGAGGCTGCCCTGGGAAGAATCTGCCCCGTATACATGATGGACTTCCAGCGCGAGGCCGATGGGATAAACCCCAGAACCCTCGGCGTCCTGATGCTCGGCTACGCCTACGGGAAAGGCCTTGTGCCACTCAAGAAGGATTCCCTGCTGGAGGGAATAAGGCTCACCCTCAGGGAGAGGCTCTGGGAGGTCAACTTCAGGGCCCTTGAGCGGGGTATCGAACTCGCGAAGGCCTGA